A genome region from Candidatus Hydrogenedentota bacterium includes the following:
- a CDS encoding sodium-translocating pyrophosphatase has protein sequence MFLKASGLCAVAALLFVAYLARYVLGKPQGTERMAFLSSEIQKGAAAFLKKEYQWVFSFVTVIFVLFCAMGFAKPEFGLNWMTGVAFYCGAVASCLAGILGMYIATRSNARTAAAAESGGVKAALDIAISGGAVMGMGVVGIAMLGLVIVYKMFNGDPNIVNGYAMGASLVALFARSGGGIFTKGADMGADLVGKVEAGIPEDDPRNPGVIADNVGDNVGDVAGLGADLLESYVESIIAALAVAAVVSTQMGPDFPDYIRAFPFWTAAIGILASIVGVMYVKIFAKSNPQSALMMGTYVSALLAAGGVYVYAFLKGSGFTLDGVAYSAYGPAHACVIGVVSGGVVGFVSEYFTSGSYKPVQRLAERCQTGPAIAVTEGTAVGMASTGAPVLVLGLAVILAYHVAGVYGVAIAALGMLATTGMVVAVDAYGPIADNAGGIAEMAHMDPKVRKITDNLDAVGNTTAAIGKGFAIGSAAYAAIGLLSAFILSAKITDISLDNPKILGGILIGAMLPYFFSSMLFRAVGKCADTMIQEVRRQFREIPGLREGKEGVLPDSTTCVTIATQGAITGMLLPGALAIVAPVIMGLAMGPAGLAGMLVGAIATGVMVGIQMANSGGAMDNAKKYIEEGHFGGKGSDAHKAAVVGDTCGDPMKDTVGPSINILIKLMCVIALVLAPLFAAM, from the coding sequence ATGTTCTTGAAAGCGTCTGGGTTGTGCGCCGTGGCGGCGCTGCTTTTCGTGGCGTATCTCGCCCGCTATGTGCTGGGCAAGCCGCAGGGCACCGAGCGGATGGCATTCCTGTCCAGCGAGATACAGAAGGGCGCGGCGGCGTTCCTGAAGAAGGAATACCAGTGGGTCTTCAGCTTCGTGACCGTCATCTTCGTCCTCTTCTGCGCCATGGGTTTCGCGAAGCCCGAGTTCGGCCTTAACTGGATGACGGGCGTGGCGTTCTACTGCGGCGCCGTCGCGAGCTGCCTCGCGGGCATTCTGGGCATGTACATCGCCACGCGCTCCAACGCGCGCACGGCGGCGGCGGCCGAGTCCGGCGGCGTGAAGGCCGCGCTGGACATCGCCATCTCCGGCGGCGCGGTCATGGGCATGGGCGTGGTCGGCATCGCCATGCTGGGCCTCGTGATCGTGTACAAGATGTTCAACGGCGACCCGAACATCGTCAACGGCTACGCCATGGGCGCGTCGCTGGTCGCGCTGTTCGCCCGCTCCGGCGGCGGCATTTTCACCAAGGGCGCCGACATGGGCGCGGACCTGGTGGGCAAGGTCGAGGCGGGCATCCCCGAGGACGATCCGCGCAACCCCGGCGTGATCGCGGACAACGTGGGCGACAACGTGGGCGACGTGGCCGGCCTGGGCGCCGACCTGCTCGAGTCCTATGTCGAGTCCATCATCGCGGCGCTGGCCGTGGCGGCGGTCGTGTCCACGCAGATGGGCCCGGACTTCCCGGACTACATCCGCGCGTTCCCGTTCTGGACGGCGGCCATCGGCATTCTCGCCTCCATCGTGGGCGTGATGTACGTCAAGATTTTCGCCAAGAGCAACCCGCAGAGCGCCCTGATGATGGGCACCTACGTGAGCGCGCTGCTCGCCGCGGGCGGCGTGTATGTCTATGCCTTCCTGAAGGGTTCGGGGTTCACGCTTGACGGCGTCGCGTACAGCGCCTACGGCCCGGCCCACGCCTGCGTCATCGGCGTGGTCTCCGGCGGCGTGGTCGGCTTCGTCAGCGAGTACTTCACCTCCGGCAGCTACAAGCCGGTGCAGCGGCTTGCCGAGCGGTGCCAGACCGGCCCGGCCATCGCGGTCACCGAGGGCACGGCGGTCGGCATGGCCTCCACCGGCGCGCCGGTGCTGGTGCTGGGCCTTGCGGTGATCCTCGCCTACCATGTGGCGGGCGTGTACGGCGTGGCCATTGCGGCCCTCGGCATGCTGGCCACGACGGGCATGGTCGTGGCGGTGGACGCCTACGGCCCGATCGCGGACAACGCGGGCGGCATCGCCGAAATGGCGCACATGGACCCGAAGGTCCGCAAGATCACCGACAACCTGGACGCGGTGGGCAACACCACGGCGGCCATCGGCAAGGGCTTCGCCATCGGCTCCGCGGCGTACGCGGCCATCGGCCTCCTGAGCGCGTTCATCCTCTCCGCCAAGATCACGGACATCTCCCTTGACAATCCGAAGATTCTCGGCGGCATCCTGATCGGCGCCATGCTCCCCTACTTCTTCTCCTCCATGCTGTTCCGCGCCGTGGGCAAGTGCGCGGACACCATGATCCAGGAAGTCCGCCGCCAGTTCCGTGAAATCCCCGGCCTGCGCGAAGGCAAAGAGGGCGTGTTGCCCGACAGCACCACGTGCGTCACCATCGCCACCCAGGGCGCCATCACCGGCATGCTGCTTCCCGGCGCCCTCGCCATTGTCGCCCCGGTCATCATGGGGCTTGCCATGGGCCCCGCGGGCCTCGCGGGCATGCTGGTCGGCGCCATCGCCACCGGCGTCATGGTGGGCATCCAGATGGCCAACTCCGGCGGCGCGATGGACAACGCCAAGAAGTACATCGAGGAAGGCCACTTCGGCGGCAAGGGCTCCGACGCCCACAAGGCCGCCGTGGTCGGCGACACCTGCGGCGACCCGATGAAGGACACCGTCGGCCCGTCCATCAACATCCTCATCAAGCTCATGTGCGTGATCGCGCTGGTGCTGGCCCCGCTCTTCGCGGCCATGTGA
- the acpP gene encoding acyl carrier protein: MTDDAIILKVKEIIADRLNRKLEEITEEANLRNTLNADSLDQTEIIMALEEEFGLEIDDDANQIETVGDAIKYIKGKMGGN, translated from the coding sequence ATGACAGACGATGCGATCATCCTGAAGGTCAAGGAAATCATTGCGGACCGGTTGAACCGGAAACTGGAGGAGATCACGGAGGAGGCCAACCTTCGCAACACCCTCAATGCGGACTCGCTGGACCAGACCGAAATCATCATGGCCCTCGAGGAGGAGTTCGGCTTGGAGATTGACGACGACGCCAACCAGATTGAAACGGTGGGCGACGCCATCAAGTACATCAAGGGAAAGATGGGCGGCAACTGA
- the rnc gene encoding ribonuclease III has product MTPEREAQLRGFAARLGVSPRNLSLYEQAFTHASRVAEVQGGGGDYESLEFLGDAVLGLAAAHHFVDKVPGKTPGEYSRMRAGMVNRETVARVAEALDIAPLILLGRGEEISGGRQRVSLLADCMEALIGAVYLDRGWRAAEALVRRVFRAEFTRAGAAGQASDYKSRLQEHCQAAGLGLPRFEVVSAEGPDHCKEFEIEVFVNGCAAGRGCGRSKKEAAQRAACEALRTAGAEPA; this is encoded by the coding sequence GTGACGCCGGAACGGGAGGCGCAGCTGCGCGGCTTTGCGGCGCGGCTGGGCGTATCTCCCCGCAATCTGTCGCTGTACGAACAGGCGTTCACCCATGCCTCGCGCGTGGCGGAGGTGCAAGGCGGCGGGGGGGACTACGAGTCCCTGGAGTTTTTGGGAGACGCGGTGCTGGGGCTGGCGGCGGCCCACCATTTTGTGGACAAGGTTCCGGGAAAGACACCGGGCGAGTACAGCCGCATGCGGGCCGGCATGGTCAACCGGGAAACGGTGGCGCGGGTGGCGGAGGCGCTCGACATTGCGCCCCTGATCCTGCTGGGGCGCGGCGAGGAGATTTCCGGCGGGCGGCAGCGGGTTTCCCTGCTGGCGGACTGCATGGAGGCCCTGATCGGGGCCGTGTATCTGGACCGGGGCTGGCGGGCGGCGGAGGCGCTGGTGAGGCGGGTGTTCCGCGCGGAGTTCACGCGCGCCGGGGCGGCCGGGCAGGCGTCGGACTACAAGTCGCGCCTGCAGGAGCACTGCCAGGCGGCGGGGCTGGGCCTGCCGCGCTTCGAGGTGGTTTCCGCCGAAGGACCGGACCACTGCAAGGAGTTTGAGATCGAGGTTTTCGTGAACGGCTGCGCCGCCGGCAGGGGGTGCGGCCGGTCCAAGAAGGAGGCGGCGCAGCGGGCGGCGTGCGAGGCGCTGCGGACGGCGGGCGCGGAGCCCGCATGA
- a CDS encoding methyltransferase domain-containing protein, which translates to MTARPQHTLPPDVYDDAYYLSEAIEGYEAHRRGELSALRAKHLALLAPAPGMAVLDIGFARGDLLRAVAETGAHTFGLDYSPAACRIARNTAPGTALVRGDAMRLPFAGATFDRVFAGDILEHQDREGGVLLLREMWRVLKPGGFLLAHTTPNRHFRTIVWPLARPLLRRMAPDTARDVDGQFAVMDRVHLHEYTPGELRRAAAEAGLPRAGLRVWVDPDLLRGADYRVTRKLASHPLVRLATGVCARRPLLALFGNDLYLRCEKGLG; encoded by the coding sequence ATGACCGCGCGCCCGCAGCACACGCTTCCCCCGGACGTCTACGACGACGCCTATTACCTCAGCGAGGCGATCGAGGGCTATGAGGCCCACCGCAGGGGCGAACTGTCCGCCCTGCGCGCCAAGCACCTCGCCCTGCTGGCGCCCGCGCCCGGCATGGCCGTGCTCGACATCGGCTTCGCGCGGGGCGACCTGCTCCGCGCGGTGGCGGAGACCGGCGCGCACACGTTCGGGCTCGACTACTCGCCCGCCGCCTGCCGCATTGCACGCAACACCGCGCCCGGCACCGCGCTGGTCCGGGGCGACGCCATGCGGCTCCCCTTCGCCGGAGCGACCTTCGACCGGGTGTTTGCGGGGGACATTCTGGAGCACCAGGACCGCGAGGGCGGCGTGCTCCTGCTGCGCGAAATGTGGCGTGTCCTTAAGCCGGGCGGTTTCCTGCTGGCCCACACCACGCCCAACCGGCATTTCCGGACCATCGTGTGGCCGCTGGCCCGGCCCCTGCTGCGGCGCATGGCGCCGGACACGGCGCGCGACGTGGACGGGCAGTTTGCCGTCATGGACCGCGTGCACCTGCACGAGTACACCCCGGGCGAACTGCGGCGCGCCGCTGCGGAGGCCGGGCTGCCCCGCGCCGGACTGCGGGTGTGGGTGGACCCGGACCTCCTGCGGGGGGCCGATTACCGGGTCACGCGGAAACTCGCATCCCATCCGCTCGTACGGCTGGCAACCGGCGTGTGCGCGCGCCGCCCGCTGCTGGCGCTTTTCGGAAACGACCTGTACCTGCGGTGCGAGAAGGGTTTGGGGTAA
- a CDS encoding FAD-binding protein encodes MDIDRKCDGIARASGCELRRDPLTRALYATDASVYRVEPAAVAFPRSAAETAALVRAAAEAGVPLTARGAGSGLTGGALGNGIVADLARHNRAILGYNAEAGTVTVQAGVVLDQLNAFLQPMGVTFGPDVATSSRATVGGMLGNNSSGARAPVYGTTVDHTVSVETILADGTVVTLGPGAPLPLGGAAGLDAAILARTDIIRERFHDGICKRWPAYGLDRYVRAHGAGGPDWSKIIGGSEGTLGLVFSATLRVTPLPKGKGLAILFFDDPAESFDTAAALQALAPVAIEYVDDVLFDQTRGQRAFQPARDFLELDAKPCRIFLMVEFYGNEGDCLAELAQRFPGVRKKVCANAAEMAMVWGLRKAGLSLLTGRPGLAKPVPGIEDVCVPAARLPEYTAALRALFARAEVEASFYGHAGAGLLHVRPVLNLRTPGDRAKYRMFAEEVAALCRSFRGSLAGEHGVGIARTEFVADQIGPELSALMREIKKAFDPGNLLNPGKIIDDGSCRFDTRLRWEGDTPPLPFDPELAFAAKDKSFQGNLDQCNGCGGCRKDGPTMCPTFQATGEEIMSTRGRATIIRAVLEGRISPPDGPLLSDELEQAVSNCLSCRACAGECPSNVNLPLLKAELLHARHRRHGVPLAARVFSRVDLLGELCSLAPGAANALQRWRPARLAAERMLGISAERPLPAFAAERFDRWFHARTGGARQAPRGEVLLWDDCFVRHYEPEIGKAAVRVLEAAGFAPRLIQGHACCGRPAFSMGCLDVARRFGERNLAALRGSGAPVLFLEPSCLSMFREDYRELGVAGAEETAARCVLFEEFADRLLAESPDALRFSGAPARAAVHVHCHAKAVSDPAVILRAAGRVPGTEASLLDSGCCGMAGAFGAMKDKYALSVKVAEPLVRMINALPADTALIVSGTSCRQQVTHLTDRKPLHFAEWLAGRLA; translated from the coding sequence ATGGACATTGACAGGAAATGCGACGGCATCGCCCGCGCCTCGGGATGCGAACTGCGCCGCGACCCCCTGACCCGCGCCCTTTACGCCACCGACGCGTCGGTGTACCGCGTTGAGCCCGCCGCCGTCGCGTTCCCCCGCAGCGCGGCGGAAACGGCCGCCCTCGTGCGCGCCGCCGCGGAGGCCGGCGTGCCCCTGACCGCCCGCGGCGCGGGCAGCGGGCTGACGGGCGGGGCGCTGGGGAACGGCATCGTGGCGGACCTGGCCCGGCACAACCGGGCCATTCTCGGATACAACGCGGAGGCAGGGACGGTCACGGTGCAGGCGGGGGTGGTGCTCGACCAGCTCAACGCCTTCCTCCAGCCGATGGGGGTGACATTCGGCCCGGATGTGGCCACCAGCTCGCGCGCCACCGTGGGCGGCATGCTCGGCAACAACTCCTCCGGCGCGCGCGCGCCGGTCTACGGCACCACGGTGGACCACACGGTCTCCGTGGAGACAATCCTGGCGGACGGCACCGTGGTGACGCTTGGCCCGGGAGCGCCGCTGCCGCTCGGCGGGGCGGCGGGCCTCGACGCGGCGATTCTGGCGCGGACGGACATTATCCGGGAGCGCTTCCACGACGGCATCTGCAAGCGCTGGCCCGCCTACGGCCTCGACCGGTATGTGCGGGCGCATGGGGCGGGCGGCCCCGACTGGTCCAAGATCATCGGCGGCAGCGAGGGCACCCTGGGCCTCGTCTTTTCGGCGACCCTGCGGGTCACCCCCCTGCCGAAGGGCAAGGGGCTGGCGATCCTCTTCTTTGACGACCCCGCCGAGTCCTTTGACACGGCGGCGGCCCTCCAGGCCCTCGCGCCGGTGGCCATCGAATACGTGGACGACGTGCTCTTCGACCAGACGCGGGGCCAGCGCGCCTTCCAGCCGGCCCGCGATTTCCTGGAGCTGGACGCGAAGCCCTGCCGCATCTTTCTCATGGTCGAGTTCTACGGAAACGAGGGGGACTGCCTGGCGGAGCTCGCGCAACGGTTCCCCGGCGTGCGAAAAAAGGTCTGCGCGAACGCGGCGGAGATGGCGATGGTGTGGGGCCTGCGCAAGGCGGGGCTCTCCCTGCTGACCGGCCGCCCGGGCCTGGCGAAGCCGGTCCCCGGCATCGAGGACGTGTGCGTCCCCGCCGCGCGCCTGCCGGAATACACGGCGGCGCTGCGCGCCCTCTTCGCCCGCGCCGAAGTCGAGGCGTCGTTCTACGGGCACGCCGGGGCCGGGCTGCTGCATGTGCGGCCCGTGCTCAACCTGCGCACGCCGGGGGACCGCGCGAAGTACCGCATGTTCGCGGAGGAGGTCGCCGCCCTGTGCCGGAGTTTCCGCGGCTCCCTCGCCGGGGAGCACGGCGTGGGCATCGCGCGCACGGAGTTTGTCGCGGACCAGATTGGCCCGGAGCTCTCCGCGCTCATGCGCGAAATCAAGAAGGCCTTCGACCCCGGGAACCTGCTGAACCCGGGCAAGATCATTGACGACGGATCGTGCCGTTTTGACACGCGCCTGCGCTGGGAGGGGGACACCCCTCCCCTGCCCTTCGACCCCGAACTGGCCTTCGCCGCGAAGGACAAGTCGTTCCAGGGGAACCTCGACCAGTGCAACGGCTGCGGCGGCTGCCGCAAGGACGGGCCAACCATGTGCCCCACCTTCCAGGCGACGGGCGAGGAAATCATGAGCACGCGGGGGCGCGCCACCATCATCCGTGCCGTGCTGGAGGGGCGCATTTCCCCGCCGGACGGGCCGCTCCTCTCCGACGAGCTGGAGCAGGCCGTCAGCAACTGCCTGTCGTGCCGCGCCTGCGCGGGCGAGTGCCCGTCGAACGTGAACCTGCCGCTGCTCAAGGCGGAGCTGCTCCACGCCCGCCACCGCCGCCACGGGGTGCCCCTGGCCGCGCGGGTGTTCAGCCGCGTGGACCTGCTCGGCGAACTGTGCAGCCTCGCGCCGGGCGCGGCCAACGCACTCCAGCGGTGGCGGCCCGCGCGCCTCGCCGCCGAGCGGATGCTGGGCATCAGCGCGGAGCGCCCGCTGCCGGCATTCGCGGCGGAGCGCTTTGACCGGTGGTTCCACGCCCGGACTGGCGGCGCACGCCAGGCCCCGCGCGGCGAGGTGCTCCTGTGGGACGACTGCTTCGTGCGGCACTACGAGCCGGAAATCGGGAAAGCCGCCGTGCGCGTGCTGGAGGCGGCGGGCTTCGCGCCGCGCCTAATCCAGGGCCACGCCTGCTGCGGGCGGCCCGCGTTCAGCATGGGCTGTCTCGACGTGGCCCGGCGCTTCGGCGAACGGAACCTCGCCGCGCTGCGCGGCTCCGGCGCGCCGGTGCTCTTCCTGGAGCCTTCCTGCCTCTCCATGTTCCGCGAGGACTACCGCGAGCTGGGCGTTGCGGGCGCGGAGGAGACCGCCGCGCGCTGCGTCCTCTTTGAGGAGTTTGCGGACCGCCTGCTGGCGGAGTCGCCGGACGCGCTGCGTTTCTCCGGCGCGCCCGCGCGCGCGGCCGTGCATGTCCACTGCCACGCCAAGGCCGTGTCGGACCCGGCGGTGATCCTCCGCGCGGCGGGCCGCGTGCCGGGCACGGAGGCCTCCCTGCTGGACTCGGGGTGCTGCGGCATGGCCGGGGCCTTCGGCGCGATGAAGGACAAGTACGCCCTCTCGGTGAAGGTGGCGGAGCCGCTGGTGCGGATGATCAACGCGCTGCCCGCGGACACGGCGCTGATCGTGTCGGGCACGAGCTGCCGCCAGCAGGTTACCCATCTGACGGACCGGAAGCCCCTGCATTTTGCGGAGTGGCTCGCCGGCCGCCTCGCGTGA